The following nucleotide sequence is from Trifolium pratense cultivar HEN17-A07 linkage group LG2, ARS_RC_1.1, whole genome shotgun sequence.
AATCCACATTCTAACAAAAGTCCacgataaaaaatatatcaatatctcataaaaaaatttaaaaaaaaatagatactaACGTGGTAAAGGCTTGTTTTtcctcaaaaaagaaaaagtatcaGGCTTGTACGTAATGATGATGCTTGTCTAATATCGAGAGATTGCCCTAGAATATTAGTCCCACATCCATAGTTGTATAAAAATTGAGAGGTAGCTTCACTATAATTAAGTGGATAGGATGTTGTTGCAATGTACAACAAAGCAAAGTGCTTCCACGCGTTTGTGGTTAAGTGGTCTCTCATTTTATTAATGAGATGAATGCTTCCAAATGTGAGTATAGTAGTAAAATATTACCAGAGATAAACCAGAAATGGTTTTGTCAATGCTATGCTGGGTACACCGGTTCCTACgaaatttttcatgaattctTCTGGACCAATTAGCAAAAGAACCGTGAACCAATTCGTGCGAACAAATTCGCGGTTCTCTAGGGTATTAAGTGAATTACCAATTGAAAAATACTACTGTCGCTATATGAAACACACTTTAGAAAAATGcacaattattaaaaaaaaaaattacattaagtTTCTCCACAATGTACATGTCATTCTCTTTCCAAAAATTTACTTGAATTATTAAGAGAGATAGATAAATGGTTGGTCTTTCAATTCTCTCCATTTATTTTTTCAGGTGTGCTACTGCAGAATTCTCTTGATTTAATTAGGAatattttggtgaaaaaatgGTTAATGTATCTTGTGATTTGAAAAGGGACTAATAAAACGGACAACAAGGTTTTTCAAGAGTCTTGCATATAGGGACGGAATTagtatttttaccaaaaaattcaacaataaCAGGTTACAGATGATACAAGCTGACCATGATTCATAACTGATATGCTTGTATTTCCTTTTACTTGTTTCTTTGCTTTGCTTATGTCGTAGACTATTTTACAAGAAACCCTTATTTTCCAACCAGTTTCATGGTCAGCTTCTAACAGCCTTTCTTTATccagttataaaaaaaatattctatgtTAGTATTTTCAAATAATGTTTGCATAACCTTCACCCACCTCCCCAACTTGGCACCCAATATTTGTCAGCAAGCCacttgcaaaaaataaaataaaatgaaatatgaaGTAACAAGCAACACAAAAATGACAGTAAGAAATACTGTATAATGAGCATCGAAGAGTAATTCAGTAAACAAATGATTGGAAAGACTTCAATGTATAAATATTTAACCATCCAGCAATTCGAACTTCTAGTCTGCTAATAACCCTGTTCATTATACATTGAACTTAATATCATAATAAAGCTTAAGTGGTACTCACCGGAGGTCCATATATTACAACATGTCCAGGAAGTGGCATGTTGCATGATCCAAACCACAAACCACATGCTGAAGATAACAATATCAACATCCCTACAGCCAGCAAAAAAGGCAAGTTAAATTAAATATCATTAGAGGGCATCCCAGTGCTCAAGGGCTGCAACTGTTGCGggataaaatatttgaatgagTTGAATTCAAATTGATGTGCAGCAGCATCAATGAAGAAAATTCTAACAATTCTGTGAATTGATCATTAATACTAACAACCTAAAACCGCTCAAACAAACATAGGGAATTTTAAGTAACAAAGAAGTTAACTAGACAAAACGGGTAGCACGGATCAACTTCTTtcctaaatataataatatgcaTCTCAACTTCAACAGGTGAGAAGACATTACTTGTATTCACACGACCCACATCattaatgttaaaaaatttagaaaatatgaAAATCAGGAAGTGTAGAACTCGCAATACACCTATATCATGGTACAATCCTCGTATAATAAATAGAAACCAATACATTGCTTTATTTACCACAGGTTCATTGTTTATACACATACTCTAGCAGTGACTAATCTCCGTTGGGGAACTTGTTGGGCACACAAGACGGGTTCTCCCCTTCCAACTGACTTTTCTCCATACACGAGTAGAGTAGGGGATCGAACCCGTGAACACGTGCTTGAGGGGACCAACACCCTTACCACTTGCTTAAAATGACACTTAATATGAAATCTTTTCATTTACTAAAGTGACTATTAATATATACAATGGAGGGAAtatgattaaattttattttgaaaataaaaatatcgcGGAAACAAACCAACTGAAAAATAATGGATACTAATACTTCACCGGGAAAAAAAACATACTATTGATAACATCAGAAGCAGTTTTCTCCATCCAGCCAAGTAAAGGTACATTTGAACGAATGTGGTCTGCAGAGGCACTCTCGTCCAAAGAATGAATAGAAACAGGACCACCCAATTTCATTCTTTCAAAAAACTTCAGATCCTCAACGTTGATGCTATTGAGTCTGCCACCAAGTGAAACTTCATATGCATTAAGTTTTCCATGATGCAGATCTTCTTCACCAAAgatcaataaaaataacatttcagCTGCTTTGCCACTGTTTCCGGAAGAAGTCAGCTGATGCTTCTCATCACTCCCAAACTTGTAACAGCTTAATTCAAAATGGAGCAAGGTTTTACTACTGATAACCAATGAATTAAATTCCATCCCCAGAATGGAAGTAATTGCCTCAAGCTGTGCAATATACCATAGCCGTACAAGACTTTGTAATCCCTTTTGATTTTGAGATTGGTTTGCAACCTCTTCCTCTTCTCTGTAACTGGATTCATCAGAAAGAGCCGCAACAAGTTCACTGTGCATTGACCAATTTATGGTATCCAAAAAGGCACCTGAAGTGGCTTTCCCATGCAATTTTTCATCAGTGTGATTCCTGTGGCTGTGAAAATCATCTAGACCATCTTTCTCAACAGCATTCTCCTGCCTTACCACCAGTTTGAATCGACAAGGACAAAGAGAAATGGAAGGGATggttttttccaaaataatatCACATGCCTTCAAATAAACCCCTGCGcaataacaaaaacaatattCTCTTTGAAAATCagatattgaaattgaaaggatAGTCAGATTATCCATCTGAAATATAATTTAGAAAGCAAAAGAAAACATCAAAGTTTGACGTGTTGTTCGCCAATCAATATAAAGATCATAATTCATAACTGGGAGGCTATAGAAGCAAAGCaagcttcttctttttttaatttaacacGCAAAGGAAATATAGCATAACTTCAAACATAAAAATCCACCAGAAACAAGAGCAAACTTCCATAAAGCCTTACACTTTTCTCCCAATGCCATGAAAACTACAAAATATAAGTTAAAGTACAAGTGCAAATAGCTTATTCCCTGATTGCCATGCTTGACAGCATGATGCAGTGCTGAAATACAAGAATTAAGAACTGCTAGTTTCCTAACTAAAAACACAGATAAAACAAAAACCAACttcaaatacatttaataaCAATTTGCTGGGCTCAATATCCTgcacatttaattttatgagcaTGCATGTAATTGCTTCTAATATATTGTGGTTTACGTTTAAATAAGATGGATATTAAGACAACTTAACATACATGAATGCAGGGTAGCTCTCAAATAAAGGCGAAGAGACTTAGCTAGCATTACATGTCCTTTAGCTACAGATTCTGAAATCAACAGATGAACAACTGCTTGTCGATGTTCCTTCTTGTCAGTATTTCCATTCTCAACTTCATTAACAGCTGAACCACCTTTGGCTTTCATAATATTGGATTTGGTTCTGGAATTATTAACATTCTCGTTCGATACTCTTGGTACTATGGAAACCAACTGAAGCGTGTTAAATGAGAAGCGCTTGGCTGTTTCTGGATGAACAACAGCAACCGAAGTAAGGCCTACATTAAGCTCAACACCTTTGATATGAGTACTGGTACGAAATAAATCATTCGGTTCTTGTAAACGGAGCAGCGTCTTTGCAGTATGGTCTCTACTATTAGAACCTACATGTGAATCTCCTGCTGAATCTGAATTCCTTTTGCGCGTCTTTGGAGCAACCTCAACTTCAGTTCCTGGCATGAGTTGTACTGACAAAGTTTCACATGTTAGACAGGTCTCGCACTATGGATATGATAAACAATAATTGACTTAATTCAAAATATACTTGTTTACACCAGGCTTGTAAAAATCCACTGaggaaaacaataaaaatgactaaACATAATACTACCTCACCAACAACATGTGATATCTTCCTacttgaaaatattttaagtgttACAAAATCGTGTTTTATAGTACTACCGAATATAAAAATACCTGAGAGAAAAATTTGAGTCAAAAGTAAGTATGCATTTTCCTAATGAAATATAAAGTGCAAATGCATTTAATCAAGTCATTAGATATTAAATTTCAAACAACTTAGATAACGTTTCATAGCAAGAAAATTaatccactcacacaaaatgatGTGTCAGTAAAATAATATTATCCAAAATGCTTGTTTTAAACAGCCTAAGTGAACTAGTTCAATATAAAAGAACATGAGTTATTATATGTAAAAGGGCCAGCAATTATTTTTGCACATTTTACGAAACCCTGTTCGGATcggcttatttgagcttactTATCTACTTACATAAACACTTGTGACATTGTTTGAAAGAACTTATGGAAACAGCATATGACATACTTATTTTCATTAGTTAtccaaaatagcttatgaaaatagtggcattttcttatataaataGCTTATACCTAAACACTGATATGTAAGTTCTTATACTAAAAGCGCttgattaagttgtttatccaaccAAGTCTACTAAATATGTAAAAGGCAATAGGCATAATAATTCTTACCCACCGCATTCTTGGGAAAAACAGAAGCAACATGAAATGTGATGACAGTGTGACCATTCAACCGTAAAGGAAACCTCATCCCTTCATGAACAATCCGAACCTGCAACAAAAAATCACCATTTCACTATCCCTAATTGATCTTTTTTCTTCCTGAAAATagaattcaaaacaaaatagCAAACCTGATTGAGAATTTGATTCTCAGCTTGTTCAGAATTAAGTTCCAAAATTTCCCAATCATCTTCAGTGTCTGGCTCTATAGAAACGGAAGAAGCATGAGGAACATTGGAAGCAACTTTAACTTGAACTGGAGAATGAATCGGTAAAGAAACGCATTCAGCAAATTGTTGAGAAACTTGTATGGTTGAAGAGGATGAAGAAGTGGCGCCGGACCAAGCGACGAACCAGGAGTGAGGAGGGTGAGTGGGAGAACGAAGGTGAAGAGCGAGAATTGGAGGAAGAGAGGATGAAGCTGTTGATTGAAGAGTTTGGATTAGAGGTAAGGGAAGGGATACGAAACAGTTGTCTATGCTTCCCACCGCCTCAACCGAAAACTCCATCTTCGATTTTGATTGTGAATTCGGTTCAGTCGATTCAACATACACACGACTGTGGAAGTGGCAATTGCTACACTGCTTTATGGTCTGTTTGGTAGGGGTGAagttgagaagagagaaattggAGAGAGGGAATTTGAAGAGAGATGGTATTTCTCCTCTTGGTATGGAGAGAAATTGCAAAGAGAGACCAAAAATTTGAGTTTTCTCtccatttattttctatttggAGATAAATTAGTTATACATATTAAAGATTAGTGGAACCCATTAAAAGTGGGTCTCACTAATTTGTGAGCCCACTAATTTTCATGGGTTTGATTTTTCTCCATTTGTTATTCCTccatttattctttatttggAGAGAGATAGGCACATTAAAAATTAGTGGACCCATTAAAAGTGGGTCTCACTAATTTGTGAGCCCACTAATCTTCATGGGTTTGGTTTTCCTCTATTTGTTATCCCTCCATTTATTATCTATTTGGAGAGAGATAGGCACATTAAAAATTAGTGGACCCATTAAAAGTGGGTTCCACTAATTTGTTGACCCTACTAATCTTCACTTGTATCTATCTCTTTCCAAATCGAGAATAAATCAAGGGATAACAAATAGAGGAAACTCAAACTCATCTTGCGGATCCAGGTActttttcatttctttgttgCCTTGGGAAGAAAGAGCATAGAGATGGACTCAACTTTTCATTTTCCATTTCTGCCCTTTTTGGTTCAACCATTAAACCTTCCTACGTTGCAAATTTGCTTCGGGGATTAATTGGAGGAAGCATACGAAGTGCACCATATTGCAACATTGAAACTATGAAGCAAAATTAATTTCTATAATATCgatcaatttttatttctttcttcttcttttgtgaAGACAATGAAgcttaatttaaaatcattttcaattttattcctttagatGGTGGTtggataatttttaaattttttactgGTAGTAATTGTTAAAGATTTACGCTCTATcgtgaaaaataaaaactatttgTCATatctattattaatatattaaaatcgatttgtccctaaatatatgCTCATTTTCAATTCActagacacatttattattatttttccaaaCATAACCTTATTTTGCATTGAAATACAAAAAGTTAACTACAAGTTTACAACATATTTTCACAAAGGACAACTCAATAATTGTAATATCCAAAAAGTAcacatttattaaattattacaatatcaatttttcttaatatactTGAAAAATTTCAATGAGGACTTATATTAAAGAACGGGGCGAGTAAATCTTAATTCCAGCACCGTTTTCAACTTTGATCCAAAAACCACAGGTCCATGTCATTTAAAGGTATATTTCAAATCAATTCACTCATGTAAAGTGTAAACCAAGGCTAAAGAATCTACTCCAACTGTCTTGATCAATACAGTATTATTATTCAATTAGAAGGTCCTCTTCGGCAGGACGGTTATCTTTGCTATACATAGGTAAATCTCAAAGTGAAAGTTCCCTCTCCGAGGTTGAATTCCAGTAAGGAAAATCTATCTTACCCGGAATTGGTGGATTTACAGTAGCTATCGGCGACATTGTACACGGTTGCAGAGGTTCCAACTTCGTATTTTGTATTTTGCGACAACTGAGcaaaatgatatgatatataTCATTAAAATTGCACAATGACATTATAATAGTAACACAAATCAGATGTGATAATCTTCATCTCAATTTAATTGTTACCAGAGGAAAACAAAAATGTTATACATTGAACTTCTATTTATATGGACGGCACAAAGTTAAAATTCATACTGATATTACATCATAAAAGCAAGCCAGCCTTATGACGAGCTTGTGCTTATTCTGTAAACTAGTCCAAGATGCAGGTATCATTATAAAGGTcagcaacaacaaaataatCCAAGTGAGAAAAATGTTACAAACAAGTTGACAAAAATAACCAACTAATCCAAACAAAACTGAACAGAATAAGACTGGACTAGTTAATCAAATTTGTGTGGAAAACCCCTTTATTCATATTGACAAGGTGCTAGTGAGTGGCTAAACCATAGTATCCAACtaattaaacatttttctttttgcagCGGTATTAAACCACATCCCTGACATTCTTTATGTCTCACTGATCTGATAGGTTACCGTGTTCTCTTTCCATTGCTTCTGGTCCAGATGTTTCTCATAGAAGGTGACTTCTTTGTTTGATGTAACAAACAAAGCAGAGGAGCTTCTAGTTCCATAAGCCCCCTAAGCACAGCAAATTTTCAGCTAGTGTCAAGTGCAAAATCAAGATTAAGCTTAAGCATGCAAACAAGTGGAATGTGTTTGTTACTTACCAAGGGAAGTTGTATGTCAACAAATATCGAACTCAATGGAAATTCCAATTCTGGAGGACGAATCCCTGGTAACAagcactgttcatcatctttaATTGTGTTTGTCATTAGTTTCTCAACCATTTCTTTTATTGGAAATTCACCTTCACCATACTCATCAATAAGCTCTTTGAAACTATGGCGCAACCGTTCAGCCTTAATGAAAAAGGAACGTAATAGTGTCAAAATTCAGCGGGGGTTGTTAGTTTCATTAAGTGCTGGTGTAACTTAATTTGCATACATGAATCAGCTCTTTGAAACTATGGCGCAACCATTCAGCCTTAATGAAAAAGGAACGTAATAGTGTCAAAATTCAGCGGGGGTTGTTAGTTTCATTAAGTGCTGGTGTAACTTAATTTGCATACATGAATCAGTTATCAGTAACTTTGTGTGTGTACCTTTGGCCAAGGAGTGTCCAACGATGCATTAGTCAAGACATGAATTCCAGGGGTAACAGAAAGATAACCACTTTTTGGTCTATTGAAGACATAAACCATGGTGGAGGTGCAAATATCAACTAATACAAGGTTAAATCCGTTGTATAGATGAGCCTCTTTGAGCACTTCCTCTGCAAACTCCTGGGGACTCTTATTGCTCTATTGCCAGCAACATAAAAACCATCAATGAATGAAATGTTACATTAGGTACCAAGCAAACACAATTGAAAGCGAGTAAGGAAGATAAACCACCACTTCAGTCTCTCAAGTAATACTTTATTTTCTACTTTAACTAAAATATGTAAAAACATAAATAGCAGAAGACAGTGACAACATATAGACAAAGGCTCCAAaacaatgataatttttttacatatgcATCACAATCAAGAAGCATAATTTCAAAAACCTTGAATTGAATGGCCTTGCTTTTAATATGCACACCAGCTCTTTTATCCCCAATCCAATCCACGAGAATAAGGAAAAATCAATTGCATTGATCCAAGGCCACAATCAAACATCCAAAACCAAATGCAAACAGAGTCAAATAGCGAACACACCCATATTAATTCTATCTGTTGTCTTTTACTcctttttatacaaaataaatagtaTTTTGTTGATAAGCAACCAACTTTCAATGTTTCTTATATAGTTTACATGATTTGTTTTTAAGCAATCAATGGTGCCAAATCATCAAACTCCAACGAAGGAAAAGTAATAGGTACGGTTTCATTTCCTTAGGCAACTCGCAAGCTCTACGTGCTGAAGTTgctcttatattatttatttccaTATACTTTATGCAACGTAGCACTGACACAGGCCGGTCGGTGTTTGATACCAACACAACAACGGCATATGTGACTACATTCAATCACTTACATTCATATTCAGTCCCATGCCCTTTGTCTGTGTATTTGCTTCATAGACTTTAGGACTAACGAGGTATgcttgaattgacttatttgaacttgtGCATAAAGTCATAAACACTTGTGACAATATTTGGGAGaacttttttatgaaaatagtttatgacaTGTCTAATATACAGTACGCGGCTGTTATTAGCTTAGTCCATAAATTTACTACCATAACTTATAAATACtacaatttattgattttatatatactatagtttatgaaaacaagGCCTAGCCTAAGTATCAGAATGATAGTTAAATTTGGAGAATTTTTACAAACAGATGGAGTGCATGAACTGACTGACCTGAAGAAAACGAAGTGGGAGATCCCCTCTAGTGTTGGGTTGTGGAATATCTTGTACTTCTCTAAAATTGGTGAGAAATGCAACCTTACCATCTTTGGTGGAAGCCAACCATGTACCGCCGCAGAGTCCATCCCTACCGCCCAATATTGTTTCGGCGCCACCCCACCAAGCCAACGGATCCGTAGGCCTTAATTAAAGAGTCAAAAGAatgaatttgtttgtttgtatcaAATAGTAAGTAAAAGTGAAATGATTAGTACCGACCGAGAATGAAATTCGTCTCTGTTGAGTAAGAGGAGGAAAGGGTATTTTGGATGAGATTGCCACATGAACACCGTGATACACATGTCTGATTGATAGATAGATACTTTCAGCTTATAGGTCTTCACGTGAGAATTTAAATCGAGATTCACATTATAGTCTTCATTCACCATGGTGAATGTGCTTTGACCTTATCTAACATATGAACAATTAAAACTTTAGTCTTTATAAGTCTATTGTTCCATTCATACCACACCACCTAAATGTTACACCACCAAAATAGATGCATGAGCGGCGTGCTCACGGGCCTCCAGAAGCATGAGCGACGAGCTCACCACCAAATGTTATGTTGTTTCCACACTCCAGCAACCAGTCACACACAACTGAGAGTCGGGATTAATGATGTTGCGCCGCACTAGACaactatttattttaagtgcaaatctatatatataaatcctagatagttgtccaaCCCTAATTCATTTAAACCAATGAAAATCTTTCATTTAGCTACATCATCCACTTTACATTCATTTAATATGTGGTACGAGGTAAGAGTGAGTTCAAATTCATGACTCTAAAACAAGTGTCATGAATGAGAAAGTCATGTTTCTCGCAATTCATTTGGGCTCGCTGCATACATTTGTAGCCCTTTGAGCCAAGAAGGACAATAAATTAGTAACGGTTCCTTGTAAGTGCATTActattaaattgaaaattgagaTTTAGGAAGACTAGTAATTGCATTATTGTTGTTTAACAAGATGGATGATCAATGGCTAAACGATTGTCTTGTAACttttagagaaagagatgtttTTTGAACAGTCAGTAATGATGtaattttatatcattttcaacaaattgatgatagattattttctttgtaaGTTGCTACAACTATTTTTAGTATAACATTtagtaaattaatataatttgtgTTActattcagttttttttttttgtttattttattattttatgtattttattatttttgcatCAAAATAGTTAATGCTTTTTCTAATAaacttttgtccaatctttgtgtATATAgagagttggtcgattgtcggGACTATTTACTGATGATTTTGGTACGGAAATTCATCGTCGCGTTCTTTTGATTgatccaaataaaaatcaatttgaagtgttagtaaaaaaaatagataaaataaaatttactaatatcatattcgattttgagtACGAATTAAGTTGATTTATCTTTTCCCCAAtatgtttcaaattaatataaatgtcagaTTCTTTGATAATGAAGctaagtagtttatccaactcaaaATCCTCCCATGAGatttacaatacaaaaaaaagttatgtttcaacatcaatttttttccatagtcaattatatgttgtcatttccagagttattttaaataatgagttaa
It contains:
- the LOC123905605 gene encoding peroxisome biogenesis protein 1-like isoform X2; the protein is MEFSVEAVGSIDNCFVSLPLPLIQTLQSTASSSLPPILALHLRSPTHPPHSWFVAWSGATSSSSSTIQVSQQFAECVSLPIHSPVQVKVASNVPHASSVSIEPDTEDDWEILELNSEQAENQILNQVRIVHEGMRFPLRLNGHTVITFHVASVFPKNAVGTEVEVAPKTRKRNSDSAGDSHVGSNSRDHTAKTLLRLQEPNDLFRTSTHIKGVELNVGLTSVAVVHPETAKRFSFNTLQLVSIVPRVSNENVNNSRTKSNIMKAKGGSAVNEVENGNTDKKEHRQAVVHLLISESVAKGHVMLAKSLRLYLRATLHSWVYLKACDIILEKTIPSISLCPCRFKLVVRQENAVEKDGLDDFHSHRNHTDEKLHGKATSGAFLDTINWSMHSELVAALSDESSYREEEEVANQSQNQKGLQSLVRLWYIAQLEAITSILGMEFNSLVISSKTLLHFELSCYKFGSDEKHQLTSSGNSGKAAEMLFLLIFGEEDLHHGKLNAYEVSLGGRLNSINVEDLKFFERMKLGGPVSIHSLDESASADHIRSNVPLLGWMEKTASDVINRMLILLSSACGLWFGSCNMPLPGHVVIYGPPGSGKTILATNVAISLEKHEDILAHIVFVSCSKLALEKVPVIRQELANHITEAINHAPSVVIFDNLDSIISTPDSEGSQPSMPVAGLTDFLVDIMDEYGEKRRKSCGFGPIAFIATIQSLESIPQSLSSSGRFDFHIKLPAPAASERKAMLKHVIQRRHLQCNDDILLDVAVKCDGYDGYDLEILVDRTVHAAVRRFLPSNAIYEHEGPALLPEDFSQAMHDFLPVAMRDITKSVSDDGRSGWDDVGGLVDIRNAIKEMIELPSKFPKTFAQAPLRLRSNILLYGPPGCGKTHIVGAAAAASSLRFISVKGPELLNKYIGASEQAVRDIFSKAAAAAPCLLFFDEFDSIAPKRGHDNTGVTDRVVNQFLTELDGVEILAGVFVFAATSRPDLLDAALLRPGRLDRLLFCDFPSWHERLEILTVLSRKLPMANDIDLAAVANMTEGFSGADLQALLSDAQLAAVHDILDNINTSGSEKTPVITDALLKLTASKTRPSVSEEEKRRLYSIYHQFLDSKRSVAAQSRDAKGKRATLA
- the LOC123905605 gene encoding peroxisome biogenesis protein 1-like isoform X1 — translated: MEFSVEAVGSIDNCFVSLPLPLIQTLQSTASSSLPPILALHLRSPTHPPHSWFVAWSGATSSSSSTIQVSQQFAECVSLPIHSPVQVKVASNVPHASSVSIEPDTEDDWEILELNSEQAENQILNQVRIVHEGMRFPLRLNGHTVITFHVASVFPKNAVVQLMPGTEVEVAPKTRKRNSDSAGDSHVGSNSRDHTAKTLLRLQEPNDLFRTSTHIKGVELNVGLTSVAVVHPETAKRFSFNTLQLVSIVPRVSNENVNNSRTKSNIMKAKGGSAVNEVENGNTDKKEHRQAVVHLLISESVAKGHVMLAKSLRLYLRATLHSWVYLKACDIILEKTIPSISLCPCRFKLVVRQENAVEKDGLDDFHSHRNHTDEKLHGKATSGAFLDTINWSMHSELVAALSDESSYREEEEVANQSQNQKGLQSLVRLWYIAQLEAITSILGMEFNSLVISSKTLLHFELSCYKFGSDEKHQLTSSGNSGKAAEMLFLLIFGEEDLHHGKLNAYEVSLGGRLNSINVEDLKFFERMKLGGPVSIHSLDESASADHIRSNVPLLGWMEKTASDVINRMLILLSSACGLWFGSCNMPLPGHVVIYGPPGSGKTILATNVAISLEKHEDILAHIVFVSCSKLALEKVPVIRQELANHITEAINHAPSVVIFDNLDSIISTPDSEGSQPSMPVAGLTDFLVDIMDEYGEKRRKSCGFGPIAFIATIQSLESIPQSLSSSGRFDFHIKLPAPAASERKAMLKHVIQRRHLQCNDDILLDVAVKCDGYDGYDLEILVDRTVHAAVRRFLPSNAIYEHEGPALLPEDFSQAMHDFLPVAMRDITKSVSDDGRSGWDDVGGLVDIRNAIKEMIELPSKFPKTFAQAPLRLRSNILLYGPPGCGKTHIVGAAAAASSLRFISVKGPELLNKYIGASEQAVRDIFSKAAAAAPCLLFFDEFDSIAPKRGHDNTGVTDRVVNQFLTELDGVEILAGVFVFAATSRPDLLDAALLRPGRLDRLLFCDFPSWHERLEILTVLSRKLPMANDIDLAAVANMTEGFSGADLQALLSDAQLAAVHDILDNINTSGSEKTPVITDALLKLTASKTRPSVSEEEKRRLYSIYHQFLDSKRSVAAQSRDAKGKRATLA
- the LOC123905605 gene encoding peroxisome biogenesis protein 1-like isoform X3, yielding MEFSVEAVGSIDNCFVSLPLPLIQTLQSTASSSLPPILALHLRSPTHPPHSWFVAWSGATSSSSSTIQVSQQFAECVSLPIHSPVQVKVASNVPHASSVSIEPDTEDDWEILELNSEQAENQILNQVRIVHEGMRFPLRLNGHTVITFHVASVFPKNAVVQLMPGTEVEVAPKTRKRNSDSAGDSHVGSNSRDHTAKTLLRLQEPNDLFRTSTHIKGVELNVGLTSVAVVHPETAKRFSFNTLQLVSIVPRVSNENVNNSRTKSNIMKAKGGSAVNEVENGNTDKKEHRQAVVHLLISESVAKGHVMLAKSLRLYLRATLHSWVYLKACDIILEKTIPSISLCPCRFKLVVRQENAVEKDGLDDFHSHRNHTDEKLHGKATSGAFLDTINWSMHSELVAALSDESSYREEEEVANQSQNQKGLQSLVRLWYIAQLEAITSILGMEFNSLVISSKTLLHFELSCYKFGSDEKHQLTSSGNSGKAAEMLFLLIFGEEDLHHGKLNAYEVSLGGRLNSINVEDLKFFERMKLGGPVSIHSLDESASADHIRSNVPLLGWMEKTASDVINRMLILLSSACGLWFGSCNMPLPGHVVIYGPPGSGKTILATNVAISLEKHEDILAHIVFVSCSKLALEKVPVIRQELANHITEAINHAPSVVIFDNLDSIISTPDSEGSQPSMPVAGLTDFLVDIMDEYGEKRRKSCGFGPIAFIATIQSLESIPQSLSSSGRFDFHIKLPAPAASERKAMLKHVIQRRHLQCNDDILLDVAVKCDGYDGYDLEILVDRTVHAAVRRFLPSNAIYEHEGPALLPEDFSQAMHDFLPVAMRDITKSVSDDGRSGWDDVGGLVDIRNAIKEMIELPSKFPKTFAQAPLRLRSNILLYGPPGCGKTHIVGAAAAASSLRFISVKGPELLNKYIGASEQAVRDIFSKAAAAAPCLLFFDEFDSIAPKRGHDNTGVTDRVVNQFLTELDGVEILAGVFVFAATRNLCC
- the LOC123910099 gene encoding transport and Golgi organization 2 homolog isoform X2, with protein sequence MDSAAVHGWLPPKMVRLHFSPILEKYKIFHNPTLEGISHFVFFRAGVHIKSKAIQFKSNKSPQEFAEEVLKEAHLYNGFNLVLVDICTSTMVYVFNRPKSGYLSVTPGIHVLTNASLDTPWPKAERLRHSFKELIDEYGEGEFPIKEMVEKLMTNTIKDDEQCLLPGIRPPELEFPLSSIFVDIQLPLGAYGTRSSSALFVTSNKEVTFYEKHLDQKQWKENTVTYQISET
- the LOC123910099 gene encoding transport and Golgi organization 2 homolog isoform X1; translation: MVNEDYNVNLDLNSHVKTYKLKVSIYQSDMCITVFMWQSHPKYPFLLLLNRDEFHSRPTDPLAWWGGAETILGGRDGLCGGTWLASTKDGKVAFLTNFREVQDIPQPNTRGDLPLRFLQSNKSPQEFAEEVLKEAHLYNGFNLVLVDICTSTMVYVFNRPKSGYLSVTPGIHVLTNASLDTPWPKAERLRHSFKELIDEYGEGEFPIKEMVEKLMTNTIKDDEQCLLPGIRPPELEFPLSSIFVDIQLPLGAYGTRSSSALFVTSNKEVTFYEKHLDQKQWKENTVTYQISET